The Budorcas taxicolor isolate Tak-1 chromosome 20, Takin1.1, whole genome shotgun sequence genome window below encodes:
- the OTULINL gene encoding inactive ubiquitin thioesterase OTULINL, whose product MAARKSPAQERERPREHASGNDQVHSWTLVTSQALDTAWRVVKWSVTLAVSLLAAILCYFRRLHLHLGYRLKWWIGYLQRRFKRNLSVEAEVDLLSYCAREWKGETPHAKLMRKAYEELFWRRHIKCVRQVRRDNYDALRSVLFQIFSRGLAFPSWMKEKDIVKLPEKLLFSQGCNWIQQYSFGPEKYTGSNVFGKLRKCVELLKTQWIEFSGIKDYHKRGSMCNILFSDALLECKLYEALKFIMLYQVTEVYEQMKTKKVIPSLFRLLFTRETSSDPLSFMMNHLNSVGDTCGLEQIDMFILGYSLEVKIKVFRLFKFNSRDFEVCYPEESLREWPEISLLTENDRHYHIPVF is encoded by the exons GAAATGACCAAGTTCACTCCTGGACACTAGTCACCAGCCAAGCCTTAGATACCGCGTGGAGAGTGGTGAAGTGGTCGGTGACCTTGGCAGTTTCGCTCTTGGCAGCCATCCTCTGCTACTTCAGAAGGCTACATCTGCATTTAGGGTACCGGCTGAAATG GTGGATTGGATATCTGCAGAGAAGattcaaaa GGAACCTCAGCGTGGAGGCGGAAGTTGATTTACTCAGTTATTGTGCAAGAGAGTGGAAAGGAGAGACACCCCATGCCAAGCTGATGAGGAAG GCTTACGAGGAGCTGTTTTGGCGGCGGCATATTAAATGTGTTCGACAAGTCAGGAGAGACAACTATGATGCCCTGAGGTCCGTGCTGTTTCAGATCTTCAGCCGGGGCCTCGCTTTCCCATCCtggatgaaagaaaaagatattgtGAAG CTTCCTGAAAAACTGCTCTTTTCGCAAGGTTGTAATTGGATCCAGCAGTACAGTTTTGGTCCTGAGAAGTATACAGGTTCCAATGTGTTTGGAAAATTACGCAAATGTGTGGAATTACTGAAAACACAG TGGATTGAATTTAGTGGAATTAAAGATTATCACAAGAGAGGAAGTATGTGCAACATCCTTTTTTCTGATGCTCTCCTGGAATGTAAACTTTATGAAGCACTGAAGTTCATCATGCTCTATCAAGTCACCGAGGTTTATGAACAAATGAAGACCAAAAAGGTCATCCCCAGTCTTTTTCGACTGCTGTTTACCCGGGAAACCTCATCTGACCCCTTGAGCTTCATGATGAATCACCTGAACTCTGTCGGCGACACGTGTGGACTGGAGCAG ATTGATATGTTTATACTCGGATACTCCCTGGAAGTAAAGATAAAAGTGTTCAGACTGTTCAAGTTTAACTCCAGAGACTTTGAAGTCTGCTACCCAGAGGAGTCGCTCAGGGAGTGGCCGGAGATCTCCCTGCTGACCGAGAACGACCGCCACTACCACATTCCTGTCTTTTAA